CAATGCTTTGCCAGTTTGATGCATTCCCAGCAGGAAAAAAAAATATAAATCCATAATTATATTTACTACCGTAACCTTGAAACCAAACATTTAAATCGGAATTGCACAATATTTGTTTGCTATGAAGCATATTCTTCCATGGCTACTATCGTTTTTAACGTCCAATTTCATAGCCTAGAAGTTCATTTCTGGAGAAATCTTATTGACTGTAGATACTTTCTTCTTTCTTTTAGAAAAAGGGTGAAACCATTAAAATAAAGCCTTTTACCTTTTAATACAGCGATTTTGCCACTAATATTATTATACACGACTTTCTTAGCACTGGAATCTGGAATACTCTGTCTGCTAACAAACCTTATGGAACCATCACTTATCCAATTATAATATCCCTCCGAGTAAATGCCTGGAACAGTTTGACAGTAATAAAAAAGACTGTCATTGCTAAAAATAAAATTATTTTCGCCAGGCATCCCAATGTGACATGTGGAATAAAATGGATTATTTAAATCCTGATGAAGCTTCTGGACAACACAGGAAGATAGACATATAAGACATACAAAACATAAAACTATTTTATTCATTGTCTTTTATTATTAATTAAACTACCAAATGTTGAATTAGGAACATTTATATACTTTTTCCACAGTTGATTGATATCTATGGTCCTCATGTATGGATTTACGGCATGCATCCGAATTCCTTAATTCATAAACGATTTTAAATCTTCCTAAAACAACGCCCCAATTTGAAAGTTTTATTAATGACTGGTTTTTTAAATCCATTAATAGAACAAACTGGCAACCTGAAATGTACACCTTTTTGTTGGGATCATTAGAAACACATTATTCTAAATTTAAATATGATCTAGATATCAAAACGTATTTGATAACACAAACATCATATCGAAGACGGTTTGCTGATAATTTAACTTCGTAACCCACAATAATTGCAAGATTAATACTTATTTGTATAGCAAGGCTTTTGAAGCGAAAATCCAAAAAAATGAAATTAACTATTTTCCAAATCGCTGGTTTTCTATATTTAGCAGTCAAATCTTGTTAGTGGGAACGACCAGAAATATTAACTACAACTTGTTGGTCCGGCACAGGACAGGTAATAAAATTAACGGACACACCTACTTAACCATAAAAATTGACATCGGGCTTTTGAAGGAGACTTCATTTAACCTTTTGATCTTTTCGAAGCAAATAGGGTGGTACGCTTACTTCTATAGTCTGGTTCTAGGGATCAATGGGCAGATTTGTTCGATCACAAAATTTGTCAATAATAATAGATGTCTATGTTCTCATGGATCGGCCGCGTGGACTTATCCCGAAATGGTAATGGAGGTGCCACCGACCTATTTTCTGCAGGATTCCCTAATCGCACCAAAATGTAGCTCAACTCCCGCCCTTTCCGGTAGGTTTACCAGTTCCCCGACCGGAACGCATTCAATGAGCTTGCCCAGCACCCCGACCATACGTGAATAGATCGTTTCATCCCACCTGATCCCCGAACAGCTTGGAAGAAGGGCGACAAGCGCATCCGTCCCCTTTTTTTTTGTGAGAATTCGTTCACGGGTCCTTGGACCAGCCTGGTAATGCCCGCAAGCCTTGCCCTCTGGTTGAGGTAGCAGTCCTTCTTACCGCTCCAGGATGTCCCATAAATGTAAATGGAACCGTCCTCAAATGCCCTTACTGCCGGGTTATCGTAGTTTAGGAGCTCTCCATGGTCCATTTCTTTTCACCGTCGCCTGAAAGGATGCTTGTAAGGTAGGACTCAGGTGCCCTTTCAAGGACAAACCTTTCGTCCAGGATGTAATCGACATCGTTAAGTCTCTCCAATCCCTCCATATCACGCTGCTGCGGGGAATCGGAGACCTCGATGTCCATAAGGGCCCGCTCCCCAGCCGTGCAGTTGGCCAGAAATGGCCTAAAGCTCGGGAGGGTCCTGCCAAGATCGACATTCATGTTCCAATGGACCCGGACCAGGTGGTCGGCAATCCTAAAATACTGGCATGGAGTAATAGGTGACATTTCTTTACATTTTTAGTTAATCAAATATAGATTTTTTGTGCGCAAAGTTTCGCTAGCGACTGATCATGTGTCACAAAGATGACCACCTTTTCCGAACCAGCCTTCAGGAGGTTCCTCATGACCACCTCTGCGGTGCTCCTGTCGAGCGATGAGGTGACCTCATCGAATAACCACACCCTTGAATCCTGCAGTAGGGCCCTGGCGATCCCGATCCTTTGCGCCTGTCCCTCGGACAAAGCATATTCACCCTCACCCACCTGGGTAAGTAGCCCTTGGGGAAGGTCGTGAACAAATTCCGCACATGCCGTCCTTAAAGCTTCTTCCAGCCTCTCCCCTGTCAGTTCCCTACCCTTTCCGATCAGGTTGTAGAGTACGGTTCCCGATAGGAGTTTGTCGCCCCGGGGGACAAATGCTATTTTTTCACGGTGATCGGGGGACATGTCGATCGGCCCGGCATCGGTGAGGAGCAAGACTTGGCCGGAAATTGGGCGATGGAGGCCCATCAGGATCCTCAAAAGAGTCGATTTACCCTTGCCGCTCGGTCCCAAGATCGATGTTGGCGCGCCTTTGCTGAAAATGTAGGACAATCCATTGAGCAGGGTCTTGTCCCCGTACCCATATTCCACCCTCGAGATTTCCATCCCCTTGACCTCAGCTTCCGTTGGGGATCCGATTGCCGGAACCTCCTGGGGGACCGAAAGGGCTTGGGTGCCTCTTTCCATTGCCGTGCGAGAGCGGACCATTAATGGAATGAGAGCCAACAGGGAGACGAAAGGTCCCTGTATCCGTCCAACAAGCTGCAAAAAAGCGGTCATTGTTCCAAAGGATATCGCTCCCTGCTGCAGTTTAAAGAGCCCACAGGTGAACGTAAAGAGATAACCGATCTGCAGGAACGTGCCAAGGATCCCCCGGGAGCGGGTCGAAAAGTTCAGGAGTGCCATTCTTTGGCCGAATATAGCTCCGTTTTCCTGCTGAAGCATTTCCCATCGTTCAGCCTGTCTGTTGAGTTGGCGAATGAAGAGCCTGCTCCGGAAGTTTTCCTGCATGAGTTTACCCAGTCTCCCTTCACTTTCCTTCAGGGAGCTGTTCAGCCTCCTGAGTTTCCGGAAATAGGCCCGGGAAAGCAGCCCCAACAGTAGCAGGAAAAGGATTATCAGGGTAAGCTGGGGGTCGAGGTTCCCCTGGAGGGCCAAGGCCGCTGCTATCCGGATTGCCGTGAGCAGGGCAGAGATCCAGGAGTTACCTAGCAATTGGACGGTTTCCTGAGCATTCGATCCCGCCCGCACCAACAGGTCGCCCGATTCCATTTCCCCGACACTGTCGATCCTGGAGTGGAGCTGGGCCCTGGTGATCCTGGACTGCAAGTCCATGAACATCCTTGCCCGGGTCCTTTCATTTAGCTTCCCTGCCTCCAGGTTGCACCAGAAAGCAAGGAGCAGGGAGCTGCTGAGTACAGCAATGCTTGGCAGCAGCTCCTGTGATCCTGACCTAACAGCCATGTCAACCGCCTCTTTGTAGTTGTGAAACTATTATGGGCATTTTGTCCATGTGAGTTGGACCAGTGCGACATGCCTCCTTAAATGAGCAAACGTTTTGGTTAGTTTTCCACCTAAAAGTAACGTCATACGGCCATCTAATGGCATTATTCCTACGCATGCTTGGTGAGGACACCAACCATGGCGTTCGTGTTGCCAACACCCTTGGCCCCTCTATCAACAAACCTTGGTGTTCTGAAACTCCAGCTCTGGCATTCTGTTGAATACCAGAGCTATCAACAAAACAATCCCCTTTCCTTATGTGTTCTTTAAATAATGGATACCAAACAAAAATCACACAGATGGAAAATCTGGGTAGGCATCCTTGCTGCCTTGATTTTATTGACATTAGAGGGACTATATTTTGTTTCTTATAAATTGGAGCCCATGTTGGACAAGAAGCTCAAAGAAGGAATCACCAAATCCTCCGAAGGACTTTATAGCATTGAGTACAGTGACCTGGAATTGGATTTAGCGGGTGGTAACCTTACAATAAAAGACATTCTTCTCAAAAATGATAGTGCCGCATATATAAGGCTGGATAACGCCAAAAAAGCGCCCAATACTAGGTTTGAAGCTAGGGCGGATCGTTTGGCGATTAGTGGTGTCAGTGTATGGGGTATATTGGTCAATAAAAAAATCTATATCGGAACCATTGCTTTGGACTCCTTTAAAGCGAAGGTTTTACTCCGAGACAGACCTTATAATAAAGATAAAAAGGAAGAAAAAGACCCTTATGCTATGATCAAAGATCGTGTTAAATCATTGGGAGTAGATGAGTTTCGGGCGAATGGCATTGATTTGGAAATTGCAGACCTAAATAAGGAAGGTACTAAACCAAAAAAGGTAAATGAGGTTGACTTAGCAATTAACAATTTTCTGATTGATGAACATTCGGGCTCTGACAGCACGAGGTTTCTGTATTCCAAGGATATTTCATTGCACATTCGGCGGTTCAAGACCAATTTGGAGGGGGCACCCTATACATTTAGCTTCAAAGACCTAAAGTTCAGCTCAAAAAATCGGAATGCACAGATTTCCAAGTTGAGCTTGCAGCCTACATTGAGCTTGGAGGCTTTTGCAAAACAGGACAAACTGAACAAACCAAGGATAGAACTGGACCTGGATTCAACATGGATTACAGGCATAAATTTGCAGAAACTATTGGCAGAAAAATTATTTGAGGCCGATAGTGCTCATGTTGTCGGTGGAGTTTTTGATCTTTCCAAGGACAAACGCTACCAATTGGAGAACGTGTCCAAGGTGGGTCAATCGCCAGCCCAACAGCTGATGAAGGTAGGCTTGCCATTTTCTGTAAAGGCGGTAAAAGTAAGTGGCATAGACCTCAGTTATGCACAGATCAGCGATAAGTACTTTAGGGAAGGAAAAATAGAGTTCAAAAATATCAGGGGGACATTGAGGAATGTCAGCAACGATACAACTGTTTTGCGCAGAAACAAGAATATGACGGCAGCCTTGGTGGGCAATATTTATGGGGAAGGTCGGTTGAGTGCGTTTTTCACCTTTGACATGCTCAGCAAGGTTGGCAATCATTCTTATAATGGGGGCTTGACAGCTATGAAAGTAGGTGCATACAACAGGATTTTGGAACCGCTATTGAATATTAGATTGGCTGATGGAAATATTGAAAAGATTACTTTTGATATGCACGGCAATGATGTGAAGAATTGGGGGAAGTTCACATTTGACTACAACCATCTAAAGGTTGATGTATTGAAGCATCCTGAAAAGGGACATGGCAAGAAAGGGATTCTTTCTTTTATTGCAAACAAATTCTTTATCAATGACAGCAATCCCGATGCAAATGGGAAGTATCATGCTGCTCAGGTTGATTACGAACGAAATCCAAATCACCCTTTTTTCAAGGTGGTATGGCAGAGTTTGTTGCAGGGGATTATTGAATGCACAGGGACAGACCCTAAATATTTGCCGTTGCAATAGTTTGGTTATCAGGCTCCTATCTTCGGCTCTTGCACTTCG
The DNA window shown above is from Sphingobacterium hotanense and carries:
- a CDS encoding ATP-binding cassette domain-containing protein, whose amino-acid sequence is MAVRSGSQELLPSIAVLSSSLLLAFWCNLEAGKLNERTRARMFMDLQSRITRAQLHSRIDSVGEMESGDLLVRAGSNAQETVQLLGNSWISALLTAIRIAAALALQGNLDPQLTLIILFLLLLGLLSRAYFRKLRRLNSSLKESEGRLGKLMQENFRSRLFIRQLNRQAERWEMLQQENGAIFGQRMALLNFSTRSRGILGTFLQIGYLFTFTCGLFKLQQGAISFGTMTAFLQLVGRIQGPFVSLLALIPLMVRSRTAMERGTQALSVPQEVPAIGSPTEAEVKGMEISRVEYGYGDKTLLNGLSYIFSKGAPTSILGPSGKGKSTLLRILMGLHRPISGQVLLLTDAGPIDMSPDHREKIAFVPRGDKLLSGTVLYNLIGKGRELTGERLEEALRTACAEFVHDLPQGLLTQVGEGEYALSEGQAQRIGIARALLQDSRVWLFDEVTSSLDRSTAEVVMRNLLKAGSEKVVIFVTHDQSLAKLCAQKIYI